In Terriglobus sp. TAA 43, a single window of DNA contains:
- the glyS gene encoding glycine--tRNA ligase subunit beta, whose translation MAEFLFEIGLEEVPARMLPGAEAELTKRVSDLLTRERLVEEGFSVESYSTPRRLAVWVKGVIAQQADAEEELVGPPVKAAYKDGQPTKAAEAFAEKAGIPVDQLRTITNAKGEYLAATAKRAGKSFSEVVLAELPKEIAAMYWAKNMRWRPFLPERFVRPIKWILALLDGAVLPVEWAGITASNVTYGHRVLFGYEPITIATPAEYADKLYQAKVMVNVEHRRERIRKDLDKATRIVEGARWREDHPLVDKVTHLTEWPTVLLGKFEDEFLALPEEVLVTVMRDHQNYFALENGEHKLQPYFLAVLNTEPVGDAVEIIRHGNERVLRARFNDARFFYEFDQRASLQDRVELLKNVTFQKELGSYYAKMERTNALVVTLGQFVRERANAQRGQVVSVKLDALTTAATLAKTDLTTELVKEFTELQGIIGGLYAKAQGVDEAAAIAIYEHYQPAGMEDAIPSTVEGQLLSIADKADTIAGMFGLGMQPTGSKDPFGLRRAANGIVKILAESDLPLTLGEIAGAATNNNEALCANVKSFLGERLEWYLRDIRGGAYDVVKAVMATDPDDVRDAMKRVDAVSAARAGADFAAIAAAFKRMKNLVEQAKAKGEVFSPGSKLEFLTEPVERSLSEEAGRRAAWVEGLRKDGDYTLALATIAELRPFVDAFFDKVMVMAPEPQLRAARLGLLLRILLDYSKVADFSEIVIAG comes from the coding sequence GTGGCAGAGTTTCTGTTTGAGATTGGATTGGAAGAAGTTCCCGCACGCATGTTGCCGGGAGCCGAAGCAGAGCTGACGAAGCGAGTCAGCGACCTGCTCACGCGCGAACGTCTCGTCGAAGAAGGCTTCTCCGTAGAAAGCTACTCCACGCCGCGCCGTCTGGCCGTATGGGTAAAGGGCGTGATCGCGCAGCAGGCCGACGCTGAAGAAGAACTCGTTGGACCGCCGGTAAAGGCCGCCTACAAAGACGGCCAGCCCACCAAGGCTGCGGAAGCCTTCGCGGAGAAGGCGGGCATCCCTGTCGATCAGCTTCGCACCATCACCAACGCCAAGGGCGAGTACCTTGCCGCCACCGCAAAGCGCGCAGGCAAGTCGTTCTCTGAGGTTGTTCTGGCGGAACTGCCGAAGGAAATCGCGGCCATGTACTGGGCCAAGAACATGCGCTGGCGCCCGTTCCTGCCAGAGCGTTTCGTGCGCCCCATCAAGTGGATTCTCGCGCTCCTCGACGGCGCAGTCCTCCCCGTGGAATGGGCAGGCATCACCGCTTCGAATGTCACCTATGGCCACCGTGTTCTCTTCGGTTACGAGCCCATCACCATCGCAACACCCGCGGAATACGCTGACAAGCTGTATCAGGCGAAGGTCATGGTCAACGTGGAGCATCGCCGCGAGCGCATCCGCAAGGACCTGGACAAAGCAACGCGCATCGTCGAAGGCGCACGCTGGCGCGAAGACCATCCGCTGGTCGACAAGGTAACGCACCTCACCGAGTGGCCCACCGTCCTCCTCGGCAAGTTTGAAGACGAGTTTCTGGCGCTGCCCGAAGAAGTTCTCGTAACCGTCATGCGCGATCACCAGAACTATTTCGCGCTTGAGAATGGCGAACACAAGCTGCAACCGTACTTCCTCGCCGTGCTCAACACAGAGCCAGTGGGCGATGCCGTTGAGATCATCCGTCACGGCAACGAGCGTGTTCTGCGTGCCCGCTTCAACGACGCACGCTTCTTCTACGAGTTCGATCAGCGCGCCTCGCTGCAGGATCGCGTCGAACTGCTGAAGAACGTCACATTTCAGAAGGAACTCGGCTCGTACTACGCGAAGATGGAGCGCACCAATGCGCTCGTCGTCACGCTGGGCCAGTTCGTGCGCGAACGTGCGAATGCACAGCGTGGTCAAGTTGTGAGCGTGAAGCTGGATGCACTCACCACTGCGGCAACACTGGCCAAGACCGATCTCACGACCGAATTGGTAAAGGAGTTCACTGAGCTGCAGGGCATCATCGGCGGCTTGTACGCCAAGGCTCAGGGCGTGGACGAAGCCGCTGCCATCGCCATCTACGAACACTACCAACCCGCAGGCATGGAAGACGCCATCCCATCCACCGTTGAAGGGCAGTTGCTCTCGATCGCGGACAAGGCAGACACCATCGCCGGCATGTTCGGCCTCGGCATGCAGCCCACCGGATCGAAAGATCCCTTCGGTCTGCGTCGCGCCGCCAACGGCATCGTGAAGATCCTTGCGGAAAGCGATCTGCCGCTGACACTCGGCGAAATCGCTGGTGCCGCCACCAATAACAATGAGGCCCTCTGCGCAAACGTGAAGAGCTTCCTTGGCGAGCGCCTGGAGTGGTATCTCCGCGACATTCGCGGCGGAGCCTACGACGTGGTGAAGGCCGTCATGGCCACCGACCCGGACGACGTGCGCGATGCTATGAAGCGTGTCGATGCCGTCTCAGCAGCACGTGCAGGCGCAGACTTCGCCGCCATTGCCGCAGCGTTCAAGCGCATGAAGAACCTCGTCGAACAGGCAAAGGCCAAGGGAGAAGTCTTCTCACCCGGCTCGAAGCTCGAGTTCCTCACGGAACCCGTGGAACGCAGCCTGTCTGAAGAAGCCGGACGCCGCGCCGCATGGGTAGAAGGTCTGCGCAAGGACGGGGACTACACGCTCGCGTTGGCCACCATCGCAGAGCTTCGTCCATTCGTGGATGCATTCTTTGACAAGGTGATGGTTATGGCCCCAGAGCCGCAACTGCGCGCCGCACGCCTGGGCCTGCTGCTGCGCATTCTGCTGGACTACAGCAAGGTCGCTGACTTCTCAGAGATCGTGATCGCGGGATAG
- the rpoN gene encoding RNA polymerase factor sigma-54: MLLQPKLNLRVAQRQVLTPGLVQMVSVLALNKLELKEMINAEVVENPVLEEIDESSASFEELAGREGDRELSAEQQKTEAEREEKDPFDEIDMGEYFQEYLDPGFRASGPSFEELDSPSFENFLSKPSTLTDHLLWQLGAMTLRPELRAACEVVIGNLEDNGYLTVDDAELAALDENGHATPALMAEARAAVQTLDPIGIAARDLRECLLLQIRAALSDTDDAILDEEEYEARQSELTLACRIVTDHLQLLQKRDLRELARLLNASLDEVQSGIDAIRSLDPRPGQRYNQQETRLIEPDVAFVKRNDEWQVVMNEDDLPSLRLNAGYRKMLRQKDTEREVKEYVKERYRSAIQLLRNIEQRKNTIVRTCESIVRRQQEFLEHGVDSLRPMMIKEVAEEIGVHPSTVSRAVANKYVHTSQGVFELRFFFSEGVNGPEGGDLPLMLLKKKVRKLIEEEDPKKPLTDDALASELQRQGIQVTRRTVAKYREDMNIPSTHQRRKRD; encoded by the coding sequence TTGCTGCTTCAGCCTAAGTTGAACCTTCGAGTTGCTCAGCGCCAGGTGCTTACACCTGGGCTGGTCCAGATGGTGAGCGTGCTCGCGCTCAACAAGCTGGAACTGAAGGAAATGATCAACGCTGAAGTCGTTGAGAATCCGGTGCTGGAGGAGATTGACGAGTCCTCAGCCAGCTTTGAGGAGCTTGCCGGGCGCGAAGGCGACCGCGAACTCTCTGCAGAACAGCAAAAGACCGAGGCCGAGCGGGAAGAGAAAGATCCATTCGATGAGATCGACATGGGTGAATACTTCCAGGAATATCTCGACCCCGGCTTCCGCGCTTCCGGCCCATCCTTTGAAGAGCTTGATTCCCCCTCGTTCGAAAATTTCCTCTCCAAGCCATCCACGCTGACTGATCATCTGCTGTGGCAGCTCGGCGCCATGACATTGCGGCCGGAGCTACGCGCTGCCTGCGAAGTGGTTATTGGCAATCTGGAAGACAACGGCTACCTCACCGTCGATGATGCGGAACTTGCCGCGCTCGATGAAAACGGCCACGCCACGCCCGCCCTCATGGCGGAAGCACGCGCCGCCGTGCAGACCCTCGATCCCATTGGCATCGCCGCCAGGGACCTGCGTGAGTGCCTCCTGTTGCAGATCCGCGCTGCCCTTAGCGACACAGACGACGCCATCCTGGATGAGGAAGAATATGAGGCACGCCAGAGCGAACTAACACTCGCCTGCAGGATTGTCACGGATCACCTGCAACTCTTGCAGAAACGTGATCTTCGCGAACTCGCACGCCTTCTCAACGCCTCGCTGGATGAAGTGCAGTCTGGGATCGATGCGATTCGTTCGCTTGATCCACGCCCCGGCCAGCGTTACAACCAGCAGGAAACGCGGCTGATTGAGCCGGACGTGGCCTTCGTCAAACGCAACGACGAGTGGCAGGTCGTGATGAATGAAGACGATCTGCCCAGCCTGCGCCTCAACGCCGGTTATCGCAAGATGCTGCGCCAGAAGGACACCGAGCGCGAGGTGAAAGAGTACGTCAAGGAGCGGTATCGTTCCGCAATCCAGCTTCTGCGCAACATTGAGCAGCGCAAGAACACCATCGTTCGCACCTGCGAATCCATCGTCCGCCGTCAACAGGAGTTCCTGGAGCACGGCGTCGACTCCCTCCGCCCCATGATGATTAAAGAGGTGGCGGAAGAAATTGGCGTACATCCTTCTACCGTGTCGCGAGCTGTCGCGAACAAATATGTGCACACCTCTCAGGGAGTGTTCGAGCTGCGCTTCTTCTTCAGCGAGGGCGTGAACGGCCCCGAAGGCGGTGATCTTCCGCTCATGCTGTTGAAGAAAAAGGTTCGCAAGCTGATTGAGGAAGAAGATCCGAAGAAACCTTTGACGGACGACGCACTGGCGAGTGAGCTTCAACGGCAGGGAATTCAGGTCACGCGGCGCACAGTGGCGAAGTATCGCGAGGATATGAACATCCCCAGTACACATCAGCGCCGCAAGCGCGACTAG
- the lptB gene encoding LPS export ABC transporter ATP-binding protein, giving the protein MGSATGTLEMEGRGESSSSGLELFESSAALTRHTLSTDGIAKSYGGREVVRGVSINITQGEVVGLLGPNGAGKTTSFYMIVGLVRPDSGRVTVAGEDITRAPMYLRARNYGISYLPQEPSIFRKLTVEENILAILETQRLSWEQRRNRTAQLIEQLNLGHVRRTQGYALSGGERRRVEIARCLCIDPSFILLDEPFSGIDPIAVLDLQQIIFNLKKSGIGVLITDHNVRETLSVTDRAYIIAEGRIFRHGTPGELGRDAEVKRVYLGESFRL; this is encoded by the coding sequence ATGGGATCAGCTACAGGTACATTGGAGATGGAGGGGCGGGGCGAGTCTTCGTCTTCTGGCTTGGAACTTTTTGAATCCAGCGCGGCGCTGACGCGGCACACGCTTTCCACGGACGGCATCGCCAAGAGCTATGGCGGTCGTGAAGTCGTTCGCGGCGTGAGCATCAATATCACGCAGGGCGAGGTTGTCGGCCTTCTCGGCCCCAACGGCGCGGGCAAGACTACCAGCTTCTACATGATCGTCGGCCTCGTGCGCCCCGATTCCGGTCGCGTTACCGTTGCTGGAGAAGACATCACCCGCGCACCCATGTATCTTCGTGCGCGCAACTACGGCATCAGCTATCTGCCGCAGGAACCCAGCATCTTCCGCAAACTCACGGTGGAAGAGAACATCCTTGCCATCCTGGAAACACAGCGTCTCAGCTGGGAACAGCGCCGCAACCGCACCGCGCAACTCATCGAACAGCTCAATCTGGGCCACGTCCGTCGCACACAAGGCTATGCGCTCTCCGGTGGCGAGCGCCGCCGTGTAGAGATTGCGCGTTGCCTCTGCATCGACCCCAGCTTCATCCTGCTGGACGAGCCCTTCAGCGGCATCGATCCCATCGCCGTACTCGACCTTCAGCAGATCATCTTCAACCTGAAGAAGAGTGGCATCGGAGTTCTCATCACGGACCACAACGTCCGCGAAACGCTCAGCGTCACCGACCGCGCCTACATCATCGCGGAGGGCCGCATCTTCCGCCACGGCACGCCCGGCGAATTGGGCCGCGACGCAGAAGTGAAACGTGTATACCTTGGTGAAAGCTTCCGCCTCTGA
- the lptC gene encoding LPS export ABC transporter periplasmic protein LptC, with product MGSRRGRAGGISVTRLRRWLLVGVVVMLVALASFIGIARYKARKFLHDLPAKMGIDIKSQANGFTYSQSVKGHTLFTLHAAKAIQRQNGKTTLHDVAITLYGPEGSHETDSIRGAEFEYDQNNGIVKAMGEVHLDLASPANAQQNPSAKRISVTTSGLVFTQKEGIATTDQPLHIEYGDLHGTATGADYTTSTGLLNLHSAVTMDGTQDRQPVHLTAASAQLDRNQRLATLRMALVRTGDMNAQGDTVVLDAGPSGGIDEIRADGHTSLQSGDGIRAQAPKLVAKVSEQNKPTLVTMSGGVTLSHPEGSGSGQTAVMHFDGAGNAKTAELTGGVTLDHHSPTSLDHLTADNLVANLAPDATRHTVVKDATATGHAQLHSTTTGKPAKTTAVAGDTLHAIMATSGKKHYVSLLTGSGSTRLDEDDGAGTTRTSTGDTLQVKLLPPGVGKSASSVQSATQDGRVTVAAKSPAKNGKAASETHATASHADFDGATGKLLLTGLPSVTGDGMQIAADRIALTQGSGDADASGGVRGVYQSKQNGDPVHVTAEHATIAGSVAKFFAGTHAARMWTSSSQMEAPVIEVDRSTNRLMAHAPSGSAATGTVHLLLPASATGKEKSSGVVRIVGTTLLYVPAEGVHLAHADVTGGVTMQTSGALLTARQAVATLSGTTPGVLSGNVQQIVATGAVNITQPGRTGQGERLVYTSSDQRYVLTGTPQNQPKVIDTQKGTITGTTLTLHSGDNNVEVEGAGTHRVHTEVEANPQKK from the coding sequence ATGGGCAGCAGACGGGGCAGGGCAGGCGGCATTTCGGTGACGCGTCTTCGCCGTTGGCTCCTTGTCGGCGTTGTCGTCATGCTCGTGGCACTTGCATCGTTTATCGGCATCGCTCGCTACAAAGCCCGCAAATTCCTGCATGATCTGCCCGCAAAAATGGGCATCGACATCAAGTCGCAGGCCAACGGCTTCACTTATTCCCAATCCGTAAAGGGCCACACGCTGTTCACGCTGCACGCGGCCAAAGCGATCCAGCGGCAGAACGGCAAGACCACGCTCCACGACGTCGCCATCACCCTTTACGGCCCGGAAGGTTCGCACGAAACGGACAGCATCCGTGGCGCGGAGTTTGAGTACGACCAGAACAACGGCATCGTGAAAGCCATGGGCGAAGTGCATCTTGACCTGGCATCGCCCGCCAACGCGCAACAAAATCCCAGCGCGAAACGAATCTCTGTAACCACCAGTGGTCTGGTTTTCACGCAAAAAGAGGGCATTGCCACAACCGATCAGCCGCTGCACATTGAGTACGGCGATCTGCACGGCACAGCGACCGGCGCTGATTACACAACAAGCACAGGCCTCCTCAATCTGCATTCCGCCGTGACCATGGACGGCACCCAGGATCGCCAGCCGGTGCACCTCACCGCGGCTTCCGCTCAACTCGACCGCAACCAGCGCCTCGCTACGCTGCGCATGGCTCTGGTGCGTACCGGCGACATGAACGCGCAAGGTGACACGGTCGTTCTGGATGCGGGACCATCCGGTGGTATCGACGAGATCCGTGCTGACGGCCATACCTCCCTGCAAAGTGGCGACGGCATCCGCGCGCAGGCTCCAAAGCTTGTTGCTAAAGTCTCGGAACAGAACAAACCCACGCTGGTTACCATGTCCGGCGGCGTCACGCTGTCCCATCCGGAGGGCAGTGGTTCCGGCCAGACAGCCGTAATGCATTTCGATGGTGCAGGGAACGCGAAGACGGCGGAACTCACCGGCGGCGTCACGCTCGACCATCATTCGCCCACATCGCTGGACCACCTCACGGCTGACAACCTCGTCGCAAACCTCGCTCCGGACGCTACGCGCCACACCGTCGTGAAGGACGCCACTGCTACCGGCCACGCACAGCTCCATTCCACCACCACAGGCAAACCAGCCAAAACAACCGCAGTCGCTGGCGACACGCTGCATGCGATCATGGCTACCTCCGGCAAGAAACATTACGTGTCCTTGCTGACAGGCAGCGGCTCCACGAGGCTGGATGAAGACGACGGCGCAGGAACCACACGCACCAGCACCGGCGACACTCTGCAGGTAAAACTACTGCCACCCGGAGTCGGAAAATCCGCGTCGTCCGTACAATCGGCCACGCAGGATGGCCGCGTGACCGTCGCCGCGAAGTCACCTGCGAAAAACGGCAAGGCGGCATCAGAAACGCACGCCACAGCCTCACACGCTGACTTCGACGGCGCCACCGGCAAGCTGCTACTCACTGGCTTACCCAGCGTCACAGGCGACGGCATGCAGATCGCCGCTGACCGCATCGCGCTCACGCAGGGCAGCGGAGACGCCGACGCAAGCGGCGGTGTTCGAGGCGTCTACCAGTCGAAGCAGAACGGTGACCCCGTACACGTTACGGCGGAACACGCCACCATCGCCGGTTCCGTGGCGAAGTTCTTCGCAGGAACGCATGCCGCCCGCATGTGGACATCGTCGTCGCAGATGGAAGCGCCGGTTATCGAAGTCGACCGCAGTACCAACCGCCTGATGGCTCATGCTCCGTCGGGTTCTGCCGCCACAGGTACGGTCCACCTGCTGCTACCCGCATCGGCCACCGGCAAGGAGAAATCCAGCGGCGTGGTTCGCATCGTCGGAACGACGCTGCTCTACGTCCCGGCGGAAGGCGTGCATCTCGCTCATGCGGACGTCACCGGCGGCGTGACCATGCAGACCTCAGGTGCGTTGCTCACCGCGCGTCAGGCGGTTGCGACGCTGTCTGGCACCACTCCGGGCGTTCTTTCGGGCAACGTACAGCAGATTGTGGCCACCGGCGCGGTCAACATTACGCAGCCGGGCCGCACCGGCCAGGGCGAACGTCTTGTCTACACTTCGTCGGATCAGCGTTACGTCCTTACTGGAACGCCGCAAAACCAGCCAAAGGTGATCGACACGCAGAAGGGAACCATCACCGGGACCACCCTTACGCTGCACAGCGGGGACAACAACGTGGAGGTAGAGGGCGCCGGTACGCACCGCGTTCACACCGAGGTGGAAGCCAACCCGCAGAAGAAGTAA
- the hpf gene encoding ribosome hibernation-promoting factor, HPF/YfiA family, translated as MDLEITGRGTQVTAKLRAQTEEGLARIEKILGPKCMAKVVLSCEKNRCEAEVTVRNTISTFSSHTSAKDVEIALKDALDKVEMQAVKARKKVVTTRHHPDHDATGTIRRQTTEAGEVTSVKKSSATNKTGVGKAIAAIEDGEIETEEVEAA; from the coding sequence ATGGATCTTGAGATCACCGGCAGAGGCACACAGGTAACTGCAAAGTTGCGTGCGCAGACAGAAGAGGGTTTGGCGCGCATTGAAAAAATCCTTGGCCCCAAATGTATGGCCAAGGTGGTGCTCAGCTGCGAAAAGAATCGCTGCGAGGCGGAAGTCACGGTGCGCAACACCATCAGTACTTTCTCCTCCCATACCTCGGCAAAGGATGTCGAGATTGCCTTGAAAGACGCTTTGGACAAGGTGGAGATGCAGGCCGTAAAGGCGCGCAAGAAAGTTGTCACTACGCGCCATCATCCGGACCACGATGCCACCGGAACCATTCGCCGGCAGACCACGGAAGCAGGCGAAGTCACATCGGTCAAGAAATCGTCGGCCACCAATAAGACCGGCGTAGGAAAGGCCATTGCGGCCATTGAGGACGGCGAAATCGAAACGGAGGAAGTCGAAGCCGCCTGA
- a CDS encoding NADP-dependent oxidoreductase, whose amino-acid sequence MADMKAMEFTEELHLQPVHRPVPEPEAGEILVQVLASGVTPTEKLWYPTTHNADGTARSKAIPGHEFSGIVSAIGEGVADYRPGDRVFGMNDWFAEGATAEFCIAKPSNLSLKPASLSAIEAAATPIGALTAWQGLHDRAKLQQGERVLIHGAAGAVGLFAVQLAKLQGAYVIATASGANVDFLKQLGADEVIDYRERRFEDAGKVDVVFDAVGGETLTRSWSVLSPGGRLVTIAADAEGTTEQRVKDAFFIVEPRGDELWFLSNWFDSGKLKAFVKAELSLEEADQAYSGSAVGNPGKLVIRL is encoded by the coding sequence ATGGCAGACATGAAAGCGATGGAGTTCACAGAAGAGCTGCATCTGCAGCCGGTTCACCGTCCCGTTCCTGAGCCAGAAGCCGGTGAAATTTTGGTTCAGGTCCTTGCCTCTGGCGTCACCCCGACCGAGAAGCTCTGGTACCCCACCACTCACAATGCCGACGGCACAGCGCGATCCAAAGCGATCCCCGGCCACGAATTCTCCGGCATCGTTTCAGCCATCGGGGAAGGTGTCGCAGACTATCGTCCGGGCGATCGCGTTTTTGGCATGAACGATTGGTTCGCAGAGGGGGCGACTGCGGAGTTCTGTATTGCCAAACCCTCTAATCTTTCTCTCAAGCCAGCCTCGCTCTCCGCAATCGAAGCGGCGGCCACCCCCATTGGTGCGCTCACAGCGTGGCAGGGGCTGCACGATCGCGCAAAGCTCCAACAGGGCGAGCGCGTCCTCATTCACGGCGCGGCGGGAGCGGTAGGGCTGTTCGCAGTCCAGCTTGCAAAGTTGCAGGGTGCCTACGTGATTGCCACGGCGTCCGGGGCAAACGTCGATTTCCTGAAGCAGCTCGGTGCCGATGAAGTCATCGACTATCGCGAACGACGCTTCGAAGACGCGGGCAAGGTCGACGTCGTTTTCGATGCGGTGGGTGGCGAAACCCTGACTCGATCATGGTCCGTCCTCTCGCCTGGAGGCAGGCTGGTAACAATCGCAGCCGATGCGGAAGGAACCACGGAACAGCGAGTGAAAGATGCTTTCTTCATCGTGGAGCCCCGTGGCGACGAGCTCTGGTTTCTGTCCAACTGGTTTGATTCCGGCAAGTTAAAGGCTTTTGTCAAAGCGGAACTCTCACTGGAGGAAGCGGATCAGGCTTACAGCGGCTCCGCAGTTGGAAACCCCGGAAAGCTCGTGATCCGCCTGTAA